In Marivivens aquimaris, one genomic interval encodes:
- a CDS encoding carbohydrate ABC transporter permease, with product MDNIAGSKSSLTWAVHISTLLLVILWVFPTVGLFVSSFRTGDQIATSGWWKAMLPSEQVITLRTASPDEAMQQVDGVYVVEGNLFTEQEPLDIGAFGTSSRDPEAAEPGQTFDMGDGETMTVQPNGDYRWTSTEEMSGRGQRVFVTAEIPPEFTLANYDTVLGQGVLQSLITFAAGSIVVGFAAFWIARQIGFAGPKGVGFIVGIIAFALLTWIYGIGTGIRTGSGSDDMGKAFFATLTVTVPATIIPIVVAAFAAYALAWMDFPGRALLIAAIVGLLVVPLQLALIPLLRFHLNVGIGKGYLGVWLAHTGFGMPLAIYLLRNYMAGLPRDIIENAKVDGATDFQIFTKIILPLSFPALASFAIFQFLWTWNDLLVAKVFLIDPTQGTTVMTDQIVQLMGSRGGQWEILATAAFVSIAVPLVVFFSMQKYLVRGLLAGSVK from the coding sequence ATGGATAACATCGCCGGTTCCAAGTCCTCGCTGACGTGGGCAGTCCATATCTCGACCCTTCTGCTGGTAATCCTCTGGGTGTTCCCGACCGTGGGTCTGTTTGTGTCCTCGTTCCGCACGGGCGACCAGATCGCGACCTCAGGCTGGTGGAAAGCCATGCTGCCGAGCGAGCAGGTCATCACGCTGCGTACCGCAAGCCCTGATGAGGCGATGCAGCAGGTCGATGGCGTCTATGTCGTCGAAGGCAACCTGTTCACCGAGCAAGAGCCGCTCGACATCGGTGCTTTCGGCACCTCCTCGCGTGACCCCGAAGCTGCCGAACCCGGTCAGACCTTTGACATGGGCGACGGTGAGACCATGACCGTTCAGCCGAACGGCGACTACCGCTGGACCTCGACCGAGGAAATGTCGGGCCGTGGTCAGCGTGTGTTCGTCACCGCCGAAATCCCGCCCGAATTCACGCTCGCCAACTACGACACCGTTCTGGGGCAGGGCGTTCTGCAATCACTGATTACCTTCGCCGCCGGTTCCATTGTCGTTGGCTTCGCAGCGTTCTGGATCGCGCGCCAGATCGGTTTTGCCGGTCCCAAAGGCGTCGGCTTCATCGTCGGCATCATCGCCTTCGCGCTGCTGACGTGGATTTACGGCATCGGTACGGGCATCCGCACCGGATCGGGCAGCGATGACATGGGCAAGGCGTTCTTTGCCACGCTCACCGTCACCGTTCCCGCGACCATCATCCCGATCGTCGTGGCGGCCTTCGCGGCTTATGCGCTGGCGTGGATGGACTTCCCTGGCCGTGCGCTGTTGATCGCGGCCATCGTCGGCCTCTTGGTCGTGCCGCTACAACTCGCGCTCATTCCGCTGCTGCGTTTCCACCTGAATGTCGGTATCGGCAAAGGCTACCTCGGCGTCTGGCTCGCACACACGGGCTTTGGTATGCCGCTGGCGATCTATCTGCTGCGCAACTACATGGCCGGCCTGCCGCGTGACATCATCGAAAACGCAAAGGTCGACGGCGCGACGGACTTCCAGATCTTCACCAAGATCATCCTGCCGCTGTCGTTCCCCGCGCTGGCTTCGTTCGCGATCTTCCAGTTCCTGTGGACGTGGAACGACCTTCTTGTGGCCAAAGTGTTCCTGATCGACCCGACGCAGGGCACCACGGTGATGACCGACCAGATCGTTCAGCTCATGGGCTCGCGCGGCGGTCAGTGGGAAATTCTTGCGACGGCGGCCTTCGTGTCGATTGCCGTACCGCTCGTCGTCTTCTTCTCTATGCAAAAATATCTCGTGCGGGGCCTACTCGCCGGGTCTGTGAAATAA
- a CDS encoding carbohydrate ABC transporter permease yields MNPAIQGLMTIVFGVGGCLAYFFLSNVVLDTFIFPAKGKNAGRNINRANMVRPWLFLFPALLVLGLYLAYPVFETLRLSLSARLPGGGYEFVGLDNYRQLLNESKFWEALRNNFLWLAVVPAASTAIGLLVAQLTDRISWGSAAKSLIFMPMAISFVGASVIFKLIYDTRPSGLEQIGILNAIWLQFDGGIWSTITLKVVPAIIIVAFGIVCVWIAWLLVRPMIQKGSRPEGPFIKVVRVILAVLALLLAVSSVTGLISLLSATMAYGQPQTWLTVPFYNNFFLMVVLIWIQTGFAMVILSAALRGIPEETVEAAIVDGAGPFQIFFKIKVPQIMGTIVVVWTTITITVLKVFDIVFAMTNGQWETQVLANYMYDKLFRAFDWGVGSAAAMVIMLLVTPILVWNVYNARKEMR; encoded by the coding sequence ATGAATCCCGCCATTCAGGGTCTGATGACCATCGTGTTCGGTGTAGGTGGGTGTCTGGCCTACTTTTTCCTGTCGAACGTTGTTCTTGATACATTCATTTTTCCGGCCAAGGGAAAGAACGCAGGGCGCAATATCAACCGCGCCAATATGGTTCGTCCGTGGCTGTTCCTGTTTCCGGCGCTGCTCGTGCTGGGACTTTATCTGGCCTATCCGGTGTTCGAGACGCTGCGCCTGTCGCTCAGTGCGCGCCTGCCGGGTGGTGGCTACGAATTCGTCGGGCTGGACAACTACCGCCAGCTTCTGAACGAAAGCAAATTCTGGGAAGCGCTGCGCAACAACTTCCTGTGGCTCGCCGTTGTGCCTGCCGCATCGACCGCAATCGGCCTTCTTGTCGCGCAGCTGACCGACCGCATTTCGTGGGGCTCGGCGGCCAAGTCGCTGATCTTCATGCCGATGGCGATCTCGTTCGTTGGTGCGTCGGTGATCTTCAAACTGATCTACGACACCCGTCCTTCGGGGCTCGAGCAGATCGGCATCCTCAACGCCATCTGGCTCCAGTTTGACGGCGGCATCTGGTCGACCATCACGCTCAAGGTCGTGCCCGCGATCATCATCGTCGCCTTCGGCATCGTCTGCGTGTGGATCGCGTGGCTGCTGGTGCGTCCGATGATCCAGAAGGGCAGCCGCCCCGAAGGTCCGTTCATCAAGGTCGTCCGCGTGATCCTCGCCGTGCTGGCGCTGCTGCTGGCGGTCTCGTCAGTCACCGGCCTGATCAGCCTGCTGTCGGCAACGATGGCCTACGGTCAGCCGCAGACGTGGCTCACGGTTCCGTTCTACAACAACTTCTTCCTGATGGTCGTGCTGATCTGGATCCAGACCGGTTTCGCGATGGTGATCCTCTCGGCAGCGCTACGCGGTATCCCCGAGGAAACCGTCGAGGCGGCCATCGTCGATGGCGCGGGTCCGTTCCAGATCTTCTTCAAGATCAAGGTTCCTCAGATCATGGGCACCATCGTCGTGGTCTGGACGACCATCACGATCACCGTGCTCAAGGTCTTCGACATCGTGTTCGCCATGACCAACGGTCAGTGGGAAACGCAGGTTCTTGCTAACTACATGTACGACAAACTGTTCCGTGCCTTCGACTGGGGCGTCGGTTCCGCAGCGGCGATGGTCATCATGCTGCTCGTGACCCCGATCCTCGTCTGGAACGTCTACAACGCCCGTAAGGAGATGCGCTGA
- a CDS encoding ABC transporter substrate-binding protein produces MKKHFYAGVGLLALTTGMAQAQDLAFPMGEGDFHWDSYNAFAESHDLSGETLTIFGPWRGEDQTQVENMLAYFEEATGVDVVYSSSESYEQQIVIDLEGGSPANISILPQPGLIANLVSQGFVSPLPEGTAEWMSENYAAGDSWVSLGSYAGPDGEEGFYAFPYKADVKSLVWYSPENFEDAGYEVPETMEELKALTEEIAANGETPWCIGLGSGGATGWPATDWVEDMMLRTATPEQYDQWVNHEIGFDDPAVVAAIEEFGWFARNDAYVAGGAGAVATTDFRDSPKGLFSSPPQCYMHRQASFIPAFFPEGTVVGEDADFFYFPAYEGKDLGTPVLGAGTLAFITKESDAATAFIEWLEQPIAHELWMAQKGFLTPHNGVNTDLFSDPTLGKMNDILLDASTFRFDGSDLMPGAVGAGSFWTGMVDYTGGKSAEEVAAEIDSSWPAN; encoded by the coding sequence ATGAAAAAACATTTCTACGCTGGCGTAGGTCTGCTCGCTCTGACCACCGGTATGGCTCAGGCGCAGGACCTGGCATTCCCGATGGGCGAAGGCGACTTCCACTGGGACAGCTACAACGCGTTCGCTGAATCGCACGATCTGTCGGGCGAAACGCTGACTATCTTTGGTCCGTGGCGCGGTGAGGACCAGACCCAGGTCGAGAACATGCTCGCCTACTTCGAAGAAGCGACCGGCGTCGATGTCGTGTACAGCTCCTCGGAAAGCTATGAGCAGCAGATCGTCATCGACCTCGAAGGCGGCAGCCCCGCCAACATCTCCATCCTGCCGCAGCCGGGCCTGATCGCGAACCTCGTGTCGCAAGGCTTCGTCTCGCCGCTGCCGGAAGGCACCGCAGAGTGGATGAGCGAAAACTACGCCGCTGGCGACAGCTGGGTGAGCCTCGGCTCCTATGCTGGTCCGGACGGTGAAGAAGGCTTCTACGCATTCCCGTACAAAGCCGACGTAAAGTCGCTCGTCTGGTACTCGCCGGAGAACTTCGAAGACGCAGGTTACGAAGTTCCGGAAACCATGGAAGAACTGAAGGCGCTGACCGAAGAAATCGCAGCCAACGGCGAAACCCCGTGGTGTATCGGTCTGGGTTCGGGCGGTGCGACCGGCTGGCCGGCAACCGACTGGGTTGAAGACATGATGCTGCGCACTGCAACTCCGGAGCAGTACGACCAGTGGGTCAACCACGAGATCGGCTTTGACGATCCGGCCGTTGTTGCCGCCATCGAAGAATTCGGCTGGTTCGCACGCAACGACGCTTACGTTGCTGGCGGCGCTGGCGCTGTAGCCACCACCGACTTCCGCGACTCGCCGAAGGGCCTCTTCTCGAGCCCGCCGCAGTGCTACATGCACCGTCAGGCTTCGTTCATCCCGGCCTTTTTCCCGGAAGGTACCGTCGTAGGTGAAGACGCAGACTTCTTCTACTTCCCGGCTTACGAAGGCAAAGACCTCGGCACTCCGGTTCTCGGCGCTGGTACCCTTGCGTTCATCACCAAGGAAAGCGACGCAGCGACTGCCTTCATCGAGTGGCTGGAACAGCCGATCGCTCACGAACTGTGGATGGCTCAGAAGGGCTTCCTCACCCCGCATAACGGCGTGAACACCGACCTGTTCTCGGACCCGACCCTCGGCAAGATGAACGACATCCTGCTCGACGCATCGACCTTCCGTTTCGACGGTTCGGACCTGATGCCGGGCGCAGTTGGTGCAGGTTCGTTCTGGACCGGCATGGTCGACTACACCGGCGGCAAGTCGGCTGAAGAAGTCGCAGCCGAGATCGACTCGTCCTGGCCTGCAAACTAA
- a CDS encoding LacI family DNA-binding transcriptional regulator: MNLKELAGILGLSQTTVSRALNGYPEVSEETRERVRLAAERHNYRPNHRAKSLATGRAMAIGHVIPISTKHEMVNPIFGDFIAGAGETYVKQGYEMVLTVVEDNKEDEAYRQIKSRGNVDGVVVHGPTLNDPRIALLNEIGLPFVVHGRSSGSNQRYSWVDVNNKRAFERATDFLLDLGHTRIALINGLENMDFASRRRTGYETAMTKRGMKIDTSIMRSAEMTENYGYRAAREILAAENAPTAFIVSSMICAIGVRRALGDLGLQMGKDVSIVTHDDMLSYLPNGDDVPIFTATRSSVREAGKRVSDMLIRCINGEIESSPTLLLEAELMVGQSTGPAPR; encoded by the coding sequence ATGAACCTCAAGGAGTTGGCAGGCATTCTGGGCCTGAGCCAGACCACTGTGAGTCGGGCGCTAAACGGCTATCCGGAGGTCTCCGAGGAAACCCGCGAGCGCGTGCGGCTCGCTGCAGAGCGGCATAACTACCGGCCCAATCACCGCGCCAAGAGCCTTGCGACCGGCCGCGCGATGGCCATCGGACACGTCATTCCGATCTCCACCAAACACGAGATGGTCAACCCGATCTTCGGTGACTTCATAGCTGGTGCAGGAGAGACCTACGTCAAGCAGGGCTACGAAATGGTCCTGACCGTGGTTGAAGATAACAAAGAGGACGAGGCCTACCGCCAGATCAAATCACGCGGCAACGTCGACGGCGTTGTGGTCCACGGCCCTACCCTCAATGATCCCCGTATCGCGCTGCTGAACGAAATCGGCCTGCCGTTCGTGGTCCACGGGCGGTCCTCGGGATCGAACCAGCGCTATTCTTGGGTCGACGTGAACAACAAGCGCGCCTTTGAGCGGGCGACGGACTTCCTGCTCGACCTTGGCCACACAAGGATCGCACTTATCAACGGTCTGGAGAATATGGACTTCGCGAGCCGCCGCCGCACAGGCTACGAGACCGCGATGACCAAGCGCGGGATGAAGATAGACACCTCCATCATGCGCTCCGCCGAGATGACCGAAAACTACGGCTACCGCGCCGCCCGCGAGATCCTCGCCGCGGAAAATGCACCCACCGCGTTCATCGTGTCTTCGATGATTTGTGCCATCGGTGTGCGCCGCGCTCTGGGCGATCTTGGCCTGCAAATGGGCAAGGACGTGTCGATCGTCACCCACGACGACATGCTGTCATACCTGCCCAACGGCGACGACGTCCCGATTTTCACCGCCACCCGCTCTTCGGTGCGCGAGGCAGGAAAACGGGTGTCCGATATGCTGATCCGCTGTATTAACGGCGAAATCGAATCCAGTCCCACGTTGCTGCTGGAGGCGGAGTTGATGGTGGGCCAATCCACCGGCCCTGCCCCTCGCTAA
- a CDS encoding glucokinase, which produces MKYPANTLSLVADIGGTNTRVALADGRTILQDSIKRYSNADHPGLETILRKYIDEECGVDPAATCVAVAGPVRDGRATMTNLDWTIDKNTLTRSTNAERVAILNDLQAQGHAIGHIASENLREVLDGPEAHDHAAKMVIGVGTGFNCAPVFETEVGRLVPPSESGHGNLPIRTEKELRLCEYVSTAHGFPSVEDVLSGRGLTHVYAFLGEEENDPRQKSAADIMAAVADGSDERAVEAVKVFVRMLGTVAGNLSLIQLPFGGVYLVGGVARAMAPYLNEYGFGDAFRDKGRFAGFMKNFSVTVVEDDYAALTGCAAHLCASATQPITDKAD; this is translated from the coding sequence ATGAAATATCCTGCCAACACTTTGTCGCTCGTGGCCGATATCGGCGGAACCAATACCCGCGTGGCCCTCGCCGACGGTCGGACGATCCTGCAGGACTCGATCAAGCGCTACAGCAATGCCGACCATCCCGGTCTTGAGACCATCCTGCGCAAGTACATCGACGAAGAATGCGGCGTTGATCCTGCCGCGACCTGTGTTGCCGTCGCCGGCCCCGTACGTGATGGCCGCGCAACGATGACGAACCTCGACTGGACTATCGACAAGAACACCCTGACCCGTTCGACCAACGCCGAGCGCGTTGCGATCCTGAACGACCTTCAGGCGCAGGGTCACGCGATCGGTCATATCGCCTCCGAAAACCTGCGCGAAGTTCTGGACGGCCCCGAGGCCCACGATCATGCCGCCAAGATGGTGATCGGCGTAGGCACCGGCTTTAACTGCGCGCCTGTGTTCGAAACCGAGGTCGGCCGTCTGGTCCCGCCGTCGGAGTCGGGCCACGGCAACCTGCCAATCCGCACCGAAAAAGAACTCCGCCTTTGCGAGTACGTGTCGACCGCGCACGGCTTCCCGTCGGTCGAAGACGTACTCTCGGGCCGCGGCCTGACCCACGTTTACGCCTTCCTCGGCGAAGAAGAAAACGATCCCCGCCAGAAGAGCGCAGCCGATATCATGGCCGCGGTCGCTGACGGCTCCGACGAGCGCGCGGTCGAGGCCGTAAAGGTCTTCGTCCGTATGCTCGGCACCGTTGCGGGCAACCTGTCGCTGATCCAGCTACCGTTCGGCGGCGTCTACCTTGTCGGCGGCGTGGCCCGCGCGATGGCGCCCTACCTCAATGAATACGGCTTCGGCGACGCGTTCCGCGACAAGGGCCGCTTTGCAGGCTTCATGAAGAACTTCTCGGTTACAGTGGTCGAGGACGACTACGCCGCATTGACCGGTTGCGCCGCGCACCTTTGCGCCTCTGCCACGCAGCCCATCACCGACAAGGCCGACTGA
- a CDS encoding ATP-binding protein: protein MEQQNTRADLLTLIGILIFAAAGLTVFLLSPSLDYRVGSALVACIMSLSGSFYALVLLAQRQRRRWKIDGLRTFVEASGTHSLLDSNGRIISADNGLQGVLDATFADPANFVRRLQSQLNANGMTHETERLRFDVNPAGFDLFIWQVSELAPKSTPLEPVAEPESKWSSIEDLPVPLLRIAKSGHVTNGNREARQLLGQTFANPVKLSDLLEGLGRPVTDWIEDIASGRSGSSREFLRGTGDRQDFFVQVALHRMGTGAETHLVAVLHDMTEFKALEAQFVQSQKMQAIGQLAGGVAHDFNNLLTAIKGHCELLRLAEHIDGQEDLSQIEQNVDRAAALVRQLLAFSRKQNLELEVIDANAAMADLTQLLDRLVGEKVQVHCRSVEAPFAFRADKRQLEQVIVNLVVNARDAMPDGGRIAIETTNVTLNRTQVRDRATLQAGDYLQIKVSDQGTGISPEKLRKIFEPFYTTKKVGEGTGLGLSTAYGIVKQSGGFIFVDSELGRGTTFSLYFPRYDDGTPQVVAEQAAPQIASAAKVLLVEDEAPVRAFATRALSLKGYEVVEADSGAAALEQLQQHNDIELIVTDVMMPGLDGPTWVREARKTHPAMRVIFMSGYAEETFAEHRAELDNTAFLPKPFSLAELTEAVQSALSVMGCVAEAQRCAAQPVNAA, encoded by the coding sequence ATGGAGCAGCAGAACACGCGCGCGGATTTACTGACGCTGATCGGTATCCTAATCTTTGCCGCTGCCGGACTGACCGTGTTCCTCCTGTCGCCGTCGCTCGATTACCGCGTCGGCAGCGCGCTCGTCGCGTGCATCATGAGCCTTTCTGGTTCGTTCTACGCGCTGGTTCTGCTGGCGCAGCGGCAGCGACGGCGCTGGAAAATCGACGGGCTGCGGACATTTGTCGAGGCAAGCGGGACGCACTCATTGCTCGACAGCAACGGGCGAATTATCAGCGCAGACAACGGGTTACAGGGTGTTCTCGATGCCACTTTCGCAGATCCCGCCAATTTTGTCCGCCGTCTGCAAAGTCAGCTTAATGCGAACGGCATGACCCATGAAACCGAGCGTCTCCGGTTCGACGTCAACCCAGCCGGTTTCGACCTTTTCATTTGGCAAGTATCCGAACTTGCGCCCAAATCCACGCCGTTGGAGCCCGTCGCCGAGCCGGAATCGAAATGGAGCTCCATAGAGGATCTGCCCGTCCCGCTGCTGCGCATCGCCAAATCGGGTCATGTAACCAACGGCAACCGCGAGGCGCGGCAACTTCTCGGCCAGACATTTGCGAATCCGGTGAAACTGTCGGATCTGCTTGAGGGACTTGGCCGCCCTGTGACCGATTGGATCGAAGACATCGCCTCCGGGCGGAGTGGGAGCAGCCGTGAATTCCTACGCGGCACCGGCGACCGTCAGGACTTTTTCGTGCAGGTCGCATTGCACCGCATGGGCACCGGCGCTGAGACGCACCTCGTCGCAGTTCTGCACGATATGACCGAATTCAAAGCCCTCGAAGCGCAGTTCGTGCAGAGCCAGAAGATGCAAGCTATCGGTCAGTTGGCTGGCGGCGTGGCGCATGATTTCAATAACTTGCTGACCGCTATTAAAGGACATTGCGAATTGCTGCGGCTGGCTGAACATATTGATGGTCAGGAGGACCTTTCGCAGATCGAGCAAAACGTGGACCGCGCCGCCGCCTTGGTCCGGCAGCTGTTGGCGTTCTCTCGCAAGCAGAACCTCGAACTTGAGGTGATCGACGCAAATGCCGCGATGGCTGATCTGACGCAATTGCTCGACCGTCTCGTGGGTGAAAAGGTGCAGGTCCATTGCCGCTCGGTCGAGGCGCCGTTTGCGTTCCGTGCGGACAAACGGCAGCTCGAGCAGGTCATTGTGAACCTCGTCGTAAACGCCCGCGACGCGATGCCCGATGGCGGGCGGATCGCGATCGAAACCACGAACGTCACCCTGAACCGGACGCAGGTCAGGGATCGTGCGACTTTGCAGGCTGGTGACTACCTCCAAATCAAAGTGTCCGACCAAGGCACTGGTATTTCGCCCGAAAAACTGCGTAAAATTTTCGAACCGTTTTACACGACGAAGAAAGTTGGAGAGGGCACCGGCCTCGGCCTTTCGACCGCTTATGGCATCGTGAAACAATCCGGCGGGTTTATATTTGTGGATAGCGAACTGGGGCGAGGCACAACGTTCTCGCTCTATTTCCCGCGCTATGATGACGGCACCCCACAGGTCGTGGCCGAGCAGGCGGCTCCGCAAATTGCCAGCGCCGCCAAGGTGCTACTGGTGGAGGATGAGGCGCCGGTGCGGGCGTTCGCGACGCGGGCGCTGAGCCTAAAGGGCTATGAGGTAGTCGAGGCGGACAGCGGCGCCGCGGCTCTCGAACAACTGCAACAACACAACGACATTGAGCTGATCGTGACGGACGTCATGATGCCTGGCCTCGATGGTCCAACATGGGTGCGAGAGGCGCGCAAAACACACCCCGCGATGCGCGTGATTTTCATGTCGGGCTATGCGGAGGAAACCTTTGCCGAGCACCGTGCGGAGCTCGACAACACGGCGTTTCTGCCCAAACCGTTCTCGCTGGCGGAGCTGACGGAGGCGGTTCAGTCGGCCTTGTCGGTGATGGGCTGCGTGGCAGAGGCGCAAAGGTGCGCGGCGCAACCGGTCAATGCGGCGTAG
- a CDS encoding RsmB/NOP family class I SAM-dependent RNA methyltransferase encodes MTPAARYAAAITILDEILGGDAAEPALLRWSRNSRFAGSKDRAAVRDIVFDGLRRKMSAAAVGGSLSGRGIVLGLLRQDGADPNEVFTGIGHAPVPLAESEQTAGVADGPDAVDWPAWLWPMLEDDWGDKATEVAGVQRDRAPVFIRTNTDMVTPQALKNILASQGIGAELHSSVSTTLEVTENPRKLNNSEAFADGLFEPQDAASQAAVLQLPINAGDTVLDYCAGGGGKSLALAARGAKVTAHDIDERRMKDIPVRADRAGVKIDVAPMLGNQTFDLVFCDAPCSGSGTWRRTPDAKWRLTDERLADLTRIQASVLRKAAPFVKAGGTLAYATCSVLTCENRAVVDAFCEAEGWEMTDEMSLVPSADWDGFYLSVLRKLP; translated from the coding sequence ATGACACCAGCCGCTCGTTACGCCGCCGCCATCACGATCCTCGACGAAATCCTTGGCGGCGACGCTGCCGAGCCCGCGCTGCTGCGCTGGTCGCGCAATTCGCGCTTTGCCGGATCGAAGGACCGCGCCGCCGTGCGCGACATCGTCTTCGACGGCCTGCGCCGCAAGATGAGCGCCGCTGCGGTTGGTGGCTCGCTGTCCGGTCGCGGCATCGTCCTGGGCCTGCTGCGTCAGGACGGAGCGGACCCGAACGAGGTGTTCACCGGCATCGGCCACGCCCCTGTTCCGCTGGCCGAAAGCGAGCAGACGGCTGGAGTTGCTGATGGTCCTGATGCCGTCGACTGGCCCGCATGGCTCTGGCCCATGCTGGAGGACGATTGGGGCGATAAGGCTACCGAGGTGGCGGGCGTTCAGCGTGACCGCGCACCTGTGTTTATCCGCACCAACACCGACATGGTGACCCCTCAGGCGCTGAAGAACATCTTGGCGAGCCAAGGCATCGGCGCAGAGCTGCATTCCTCCGTTAGCACCACGCTGGAAGTTACTGAAAACCCGCGTAAACTGAACAATTCCGAAGCCTTCGCTGACGGTCTGTTCGAACCGCAAGACGCGGCCTCTCAGGCCGCTGTTCTGCAGCTTCCGATCAACGCAGGCGACACCGTTCTGGACTATTGCGCTGGAGGCGGCGGCAAGTCCCTCGCGCTCGCCGCGCGCGGTGCGAAAGTCACCGCCCACGACATCGACGAACGCCGCATGAAGGACATTCCAGTGCGGGCCGACCGCGCGGGCGTGAAGATCGACGTTGCGCCGATGCTCGGCAATCAGACCTTCGATCTGGTGTTCTGCGACGCCCCATGCTCGGGCAGTGGCACGTGGCGACGCACGCCGGATGCCAAATGGCGTTTGACTGACGAACGGCTCGCCGATCTGACCCGCATTCAAGCGTCCGTCCTGCGCAAAGCCGCGCCGTTCGTCAAAGCGGGCGGCACGCTGGCCTACGCGACGTGCTCCGTCCTGACCTGCGAAAACCGCGCCGTTGTGGACGCTTTCTGCGAGGCCGAAGGCTGGGAAATGACCGACGAAATGTCGCTGGTCCCCTCCGCCGACTGGGACGGTTTCTACCTCTCGGTGCTACGTAAACTACCCTAA
- the guaB gene encoding IMP dehydrogenase, whose protein sequence is MEIREALTFDDVLLVPAASSVLPATADTRTYVTRQIALNIPLLSSAMDTVTEARMAIAMAQAGGMGVIHKNLSVEEQAREVRRVKRFESGVVYNPVTLRADQTLADAKALVERYNFTGFPVVDEKDRVVGIVTNRDMRFAERDDAPVSTMMTTQDLAILREPVDRDEAISLMKARRIEKLLVTDADGVLTGLLTLKDTEKAVLNPTACKDELGRLRVAAASSVGDAGYERSMELIDAGVDIVVVDTAHGHSQGVIDAVKRIKAESNVQVVAGNVATAAATAALIDAGADGVKVGIGPGSICTTRMVAGVGVPQLTAIMDCASAAGDVPVIADGGIKFSGDFSKAIAAGASCAMVGSMIAGTDESPGEVILYQGRSFKAYRGMGSLGAMARGSADRYFQKDAANDKLVPEGIEGQVAYKGPVSTVLHQMVGGLRASMGYTGNGTVADMRKNCNFVRITGAGLKESHVHDVQITRESPNYRIG, encoded by the coding sequence ATGGAGATTCGCGAGGCCCTCACCTTTGATGACGTTCTTCTTGTGCCGGCGGCGTCGTCGGTCCTTCCTGCGACCGCGGACACCCGCACGTATGTAACCAGACAGATCGCTCTGAACATTCCGCTCTTGTCCTCGGCCATGGACACCGTCACCGAGGCCCGCATGGCAATCGCCATGGCGCAAGCCGGCGGCATGGGTGTCATCCATAAAAACCTTTCGGTCGAAGAGCAGGCGCGCGAAGTGCGCCGCGTGAAGCGTTTTGAATCGGGCGTTGTCTACAACCCCGTTACGCTCCGCGCCGATCAGACGCTGGCAGATGCCAAGGCGCTGGTCGAACGCTACAACTTCACCGGTTTCCCCGTTGTTGACGAAAAAGACCGCGTGGTCGGCATCGTCACCAACCGCGACATGCGCTTTGCCGAGCGTGACGACGCGCCGGTTTCGACGATGATGACGACCCAAGACCTCGCCATCCTGCGCGAGCCTGTCGACCGCGACGAAGCGATCAGCCTGATGAAGGCCCGCCGCATCGAAAAGCTGCTGGTCACCGACGCCGACGGCGTTCTGACCGGTCTGCTGACGCTCAAGGATACCGAAAAGGCCGTCCTGAACCCGACCGCTTGTAAGGACGAACTCGGCCGCCTGCGCGTGGCTGCTGCCTCGTCCGTTGGCGATGCGGGCTACGAGCGTTCGATGGAACTGATCGACGCTGGCGTTGATATCGTTGTTGTCGACACCGCTCACGGCCACAGCCAGGGCGTGATCGACGCGGTCAAGCGCATCAAGGCCGAGTCCAACGTTCAGGTCGTCGCCGGCAACGTGGCCACCGCCGCTGCAACCGCTGCCCTGATCGACGCCGGCGCCGATGGCGTCAAAGTCGGCATCGGCCCGGGCTCGATCTGCACCACCCGCATGGTCGCAGGCGTTGGCGTTCCGCAGCTGACCGCGATCATGGACTGCGCATCGGCAGCAGGCGACGTGCCTGTCATCGCCGACGGCGGCATCAAGTTCTCGGGCGACTTCTCCAAGGCGATTGCCGCTGGTGCGTCCTGCGCGATGGTCGGTTCGATGATCGCAGGCACCGACGAGTCCCCGGGCGAGGTGATCCTTTATCAGGGCCGTTCGTTCAAAGCCTATCGCGGCATGGGTTCGCTCGGCGCAATGGCCCGCGGTTCGGCTGACCGTTACTTCCAGAAGGACGCGGCCAACGACAAGCTTGTGCCCGAAGGCATCGAAGGTCAGGTGGCCTATAAGGGTCCGGTTTCGACCGTCCTGCACCAGATGGTTGGCGGCCTTCGCGCGTCGATGGGCTACACCGGCAACGGCACCGTCGCTGACATGCGGAAGAACTGCAACTTTGTCCGCATCACTGGCGCGGGCCTCAAGGAGAGCCACGTCCACGACGTGCAGATCACCCGCGAGAGCCCCAACTACCGCATCGGTTAA